Genomic DNA from Candidatus Thorarchaeota archaeon:
GGAATGCCCGCAGTACTTCGCGGCCGCGAGGCGTGTGTGTCACCTCGGGGTGGAATTGCACCCCATAGACCATTCCATCAACACTCGAATACGCTGACACATGGTCTTCGCCAGACACCGCGAGGGCCTTCAACGTGGGTGGAAGACTACGCACTTCGTCTCCATGACTCATCCACACCGTCTGCACTTGGTCAAGCCCTTTGAGTATCGAGCTACGATCGAGAATCCTAATCGTTGTGCTACCGTACTCCCTGTTCTCGCCCGACGTGAGTGCTGCACCATGGGCGACTGCCAACAACTGGTGACCGAAGCATATTCCGAGAACAGGCCTTCCTGTCTTCTTCAGTAGAGCGAGATTGTCCTGGAATACTTCCCCCAAGTCTTCCTTTGATACTGTCCGGGGGCCACCAGAGAGTATGACCCCCTTTACCCCATCCATGTCAGTAGCTGCGAGACTGGCGTTTTGGGGGACTATCTCTGAGTACACGCCAAGTTCTCTGCACCTGCGCGCAATCAGATGCGTGTACTGACCCCCATAGTCAACCACAATCACTCTCTCTCTGCTCACTGCACATCACCTAGAGACTTGCTGCGATGTCTGAACGGTAACGGACCCTGCCTGTTATTGCCTTCACGCCAGAGTATGCCCTCCTACGCGCCTCTGGGACATCGTCTCCCAAACCGAGCACGGCGAAGGCCCTGCTGGCGGTGGTTTAGATCCGACCATCTCTCTCATACACGGACGCCATGTAGATCTCAGCATCGTCCGTTCTCGTCACTTCAACAGGCTGGTCCTTCACTGTGTTCTCGCCAGGGTATCCCTCCGGGACGACGTAGACACACACAGTCGCTCTCTTCTCGAAGGTTGGCTGGCGGACAGAGTTGTCTATCACTCCCTGACACACCGAGTCCATAGCATCACCAATGAGAGACAGTACGTTGACTGCCTCGGGGTCTCCAAAGCGTGCATTGTACTCCACGACTCTGACCCCATCAACCGTCCTCATGAACTGACCATAGAGGACGCCCTTGTACGACTGACCGGTCTGGGCCTTGATCTCTCTCACGGTGCTCATCATGATACTCGCCGCGCTCTTCAAGTCGGTGTCCGTCACGTATGGCAAGAGGTGGTCTGGTGTGGAGTAGGACCCCATTGAACCCGTATTGGGACCACGGTCGCCACCATATGCTCTCTTGTAGTCCCGCACGAGGGGCATCGTGTGAACACGCGCGCCATCTACGAATGCTTGGACCGTGAACTCTGCACCGACAAGTCTCTCTTCGAGCAGGACGCGACCTTCTCTCTTCAACAGCTCGAGACAGTAGGAGTGGACGTCTCGTTCTGACTCGAAGTGCTCGCCGTAGATTCGGACTCCTTTTCCCCCGGTCAGACCATCGGGCTTGACCACCAGTCGATTGAGGCCGATGTCTCTCGTCGCGCTGCGGAACTCGTCCTCATTTGTGACCACCCTGAACACGGGATTCGCTTGCGGAGCCGCCTTGGCCAGAAGGGTTCTGGCCCAGACCTTGCTGGTCTCTATCTGTGCCGGTGTCTTGCAGGGCCCGACACACGGTATTCCTCTCTTCTCCAGCTGGTCACAGAACCCTGCTGCCAGTGACACCTCCGGACCAATCACGGCATAGTCAACACCAGCGAGGTCCGGCAACCGGCTCGGGTCGTTGAGTGGACCGACGATGACCTTGGCCGCAAGAGCAGCGATTCCCGGGTTCAGTCTGTCCATGTATGTCCAGAGTGTCACGTCGGACCGTTTCAGTGCTGCGGCTATTGCATGTTCTCTAGCTCCACTGCCCACAAGCAGGACTCTTGTCATGAGATTACAACCCCGTGAGGCTCGATGTACACACTCGCCTTCTGTGCCTCTTCCACCTTCCCAATCTCCATGGTCGGGTCAAGCTTGCTCAGGATGTCAATCGCCCTGTCCCTCTCCTTCTTGGGTACCACTACAACCAAGCCTACGCCCATGTTGAATGTGCTGTACATGTCTGCCCAGCTGACCCGGCCTTCAAGCAGTATAGTCTCGAATATCGGTGGCGTCTCGGGAAGCGCTGTGATGTGGAATCTGGCTTTCTTGAGTCGCAGTATCTTCCTGAATCCGGTGCCGGTGATGTGAGCAATGCCGTGAACGTCCACTCCTGCTTCTTTGAGGGCTTTGAAGTGCTTGACGTAGATACGGGTTGGTTTGAGCATCTCGTGGCCCAGTGTGACGCCCCATGGCATCATCTCGTCCAGTCTCGTCTTGGGCAGGAGGACCTTGCGTGCAAGAGTGTACCCGTTCGAGTGAAGACCATTGGATGCCACCCCGAGCATGATGTCGCCCGGCTCGACCGCGCGTCCGTCTATGATCTCTGACGGCTTCACCACACCTACTGCCGTTCCGGCAAGGTCGAAGACATCCTCACCGACCCCCTTTATGATCTCAGGCATCACTGCGGTCTCTCCGCCTAGGATGGGGATTCCGCACTCCTGGCAGCCGGCCAGTAGACCCGTGCCTATCTGTTCGAGGATTCTCTGCGGCAGGGGTCTTGCAACCGCGAGGTAGTCGACGAAGCCCACGGGCGTGGCTCCAATGCATATCAGGTCGTTGACGTTCATTGCCACACAGTCCTGGCCGATGGTGTCGTACCTGTCCGCAGCCTGCGCCACCAGGACCTTGCTCCCTACACCATCAGTTGTCAGGGCTATACACAGGTCATCGCTGATCTTGACGGTGTTGGCATAGTGACCAAAGTCTTGAGTGACATTGCATCCCTTGAAAGACTCCCTCACGAACTTGGAGATCATCTCAAGACCTGCGGACACTATCTCTTCGTCCACTCCAGCCTGCGCATATGTGTGAGGAATCGCAGTCTTTTTCGCGGGTTCCTTGTGCTCAACCCCGATTATCCTCGCAGCAAGATACGCTGCGTTCTGGCCGTTATCGATTCCCACTGTCGCCACAGGGGTTCCTTTCGGCATCTGTACTATTGACAGAAGCGCATCGAGTCCTCCCAATGCCGAAGACACTGGGACTCCAATCACAGGCTTGTTGGTGTATGCGGCCACCACGCCCGGCAGAGCTGCCGCCAGGCCAGCAATGGCAATTATGACCCTTGCCTCTGCTGCCTCGACAATCGCTCTCACCTTCTCTGGTTCACGATGTGCCGACGCATATTCGACTGTGAATGTCACACCAAGCTCTCTGAGCACGTCTGTGGTCTTGGTCACCACACTCTCGTCACTCTTGCTGCCAGCTACTACAAGCACCTGTACCAACTGCACATTCACTCCATGTGTTTCCTCAGGCCGTCGCGGAATCTGTGCCTTGCTGAATCGAGAGGGACTTGGAAGTGTCCGAAGTCTGCAACAGCCTCCCGGACGGTCAGTCCCAGTGCGCAGACTTCGACACTGTTCTCTCTCATGATTCTGACGAACTCCGGCTGGTGTCGTATTGGCACCTCCGCCAGATACCTTGCCGATGACTCCGAGAGAAGCACCTGCCCGATGCTCTTGCACGAACCGGGGACTCTATCAAGCGAGACCCTGAAACCGAATTCACTGTTCATCAGCATCTTCATGAGTGCGACCGCAAGTCCTCCTCTTCCAACATTGTTGGAGGACCTTATCAATCCCATCCTGTGTGCCGCCAGCATGGCTCTCATTGCACGTGCCTCTGCGACAGGCCTGTACTTGGGAGGCACACCGCTGACCCGTCCCATTGCCAGTCTCTGGTACTCTGTTCCGTTCAGCTCGGGGTCGGTCTCTCCGACCAGAAGGATGCTGGCCCCCGGTTCACAGAGATCTCGTCTGACAGGCGGTCGTTCGCCATGCAGCACTCCTGCAATCAGAATCTGAGGTGTAGGGTTGATTCTCCGGGTTGTCCCCGCCACCTGTGACTCGTTGTAGAACGAGACATTGCCGCCCACCACAGGAATCTTGAGGTCATGAGAGAAGCGACCCAGACCCCTCACAGCCTCAACGAACTGCCAGTACGACTCGGGCACCTCCGGATTCCCGAAGTTGAGACAGTCCGCAATGAAGACGGGTTCTGCCCCCACTGCAACTATGTTCCTGAGGGACTCCGCAGCTGAGTTGGCTGCACCAGTGTTCGGGTCCAGAAGGCACCAGAAGGAGTTGCAGTCGCTCTTGACGGCCACTCTCTTCGTGGGCGTTATCTCAATCACCCCCGCATTGTCACCCGGTTCAATCACAGTGTTGGATTGCACATGTTGATCATACTGACCGTACACCCATGAGCGGTCACATATGTTGATCGACCCGAGGAGCGAGAGTATGACATCCGCCATGTCCGCGGGCTCGGTGAACCAGTCGATGGACTGCGTCTGAGGGGGAAGGGGAGCCTCGGTCCGTGTGGGGAGTGGAAAGCCCTCGACAAGAAGTGACACCGGCAATCTGGCCCTGACCTCGCCTCTCTCGAGTACTGTGTAGTAGTGGTCATCAGTGACCCGACCGACCACGGCATGAGGTGTGTCGTTCTCTTCCAGGACCTCAAGCACCCGTTCCAGTTTCTCCGGGGCCACAACCACCATCATTCGTTCCTGTGACTCCGAGATGACAATCTCCCTGGCCGTCATGCCTTGCTCCCGAAGCGGTACGCGGTCCACATCAATCACAACACCCGTGCCGCCCCGGTGGGCCAGTTCGCCCGCGCACGATGTGAGACCGCCGCCACCGAAGTCCTGCATGCCTTCGATGAGACTCTCCTCAATGAGCACCTCAAGTACATCTAGCACGACCTTCTTTGAGAGCGGGTCTCCTATCTGGATCGCACCCCTGTTCTCCTGTTCGGTGTCGCTGAATGTCTCCGATGCAAAGCTGACTCCTGCAATGCCGTCACGGCCTGTGGTAGAACCGAACATGACGAGAAGATGTCCGGGTGTCTTGGCAGCGCTCCGGACTATCTTGTCCGGCCTTATTGTGCCTATGCAGATGACGTTGACAAGGCAGTTGTTGTCGTATGACGGGTCAAACTCGATCTCTCCCCCAACAGTCGGTATCCCAACGCTGTTCCCGTAGTCGGAGATTCCCCTGACAACTCTCTCGAGCAGGTATGCGTTCTTTGGATTGGTGGGCATACCGAACCTCAGACAGTTCATCAACGCCACTGCTCTGCATCCCTGTGATACGACGTCACGGATTATGCCACCCACGCCAGTGGCCGCACCGTTGTAGGGGTCCACCTGGCTGGGATGATTGTGACTCTCCATGTGCACTCCGAGAAGGACTCCGTCCCCGATGTCGACCAGTCCCGCTCCTTCGCCAGGTCCGAGCACGACTCGTTCTCCTTGTGTGTTGAACAGATGGAACCATCTCTTGCTGCTCTTGTAGGAGCAGTGTTCCGACCACAGCACATCCAGCATCGCGGTCTCCACCTCGTTCGGTGTTCTTCCCAAGACCCGCGTGGCGTGTGCTAGCTCCTCCTCGGTTAGCATAGGCATGCCTCCACAAAGTTCTCGAGTATTCTCATTCCGTCAGTTGAGCCCAGCTGTTTGCGGGATGCTCTCTCAGGATGCGGCATCATGCCCATGACATTGCCCTGTGCGTTGATGACGCCCGCGATAGAGTGGACTGATCCATTGGGATTGGCCTCGTCCACCACCTCGCCATCTCTGTTACAGTATCTGAAGACAACTCTCTCTGACCGGGTCAGTCTCCGAAGCTCCTCGGCATCACAGTGGTAGTTACCTTCCCCATGAGCTATTGGCAGCCTGATGATAGCATCCTCCAAGCCTCTGGTGAACATCGAGCTCCGACTTGACACACGCAGATGCACCCAGCGACACACGAAGCGCGCTGACTCATTTGGTAACAGCACCCCGGGAAGAAGACCGGCCTCGGCAAGTATCTGAAAACCGTTGCATATGCCGAGCACAGGCCTGCCCTCCGCAGCGGCATCTCTGATGCCATCCATTACTTCGGCCGCAGCCGCGACCGCTCCCGCACGCAGATAGTCCCCGTACGAGAAACCTCCCGGTATGACAATGCCCGTGGCTTCCTTCAGAGCATGTGGCCCCTGATGACTTGTGACAAGATATGCCCTCACTCCGGGTATCGCAGAGAGTGCCTGCAGGATGTCCTTCTCATTGTTTGTGCCGGGAAACCTCAGGACAGCTATTGGCAACCTATCCCAACCTCACACGGCTCCTTTCCGCGATGGGGTTTGCCAGGAGCCTCATGTTCATCTCCCTCAGCTGTGCCAGAACCGTCGAGTTCAGTGGGCCTCTGAGGGTCATGTCAAAGACCTTCCCCATTCTCACTTCCGCTACAGAGGAGAATCCCAGCCGGAGCAGCGCCTTTCTCGCCACCTCTCCCGGTGGGTTCTTTATCCCCTCCTTGGGCATCACGACTATGGTGACTCTCTCCTCCCGCAAATTGACCTTTGACGGGTCCGCTTCCTTCAGCCGCTCCAGCATCGTCCGATATGCCTCGACAACATCACCTCTGTCTTCACGAAAGATGTCCTTGTCCAGGGAACCTGTGACATCCCAGACGCGCATGGTGTCACCAGACACCTCGTCTGCCACCAGTACTTGTCCATCCTCTGTCTTGCCGAACTCGAGCTTGAAGTCTACTAGCCTGAGTCCAACCTGGTCGAAGAGCTGCGAGACGTAGTAGTTCACACTCAGAGTGACCCGCCGCATGAACTCGATTTCCTCTTCTGTGGCAAGCCCAAGTCGGACCACTGCGCCCTCGGTGATGAGTGGATCGTGTAGTCTGTCATCCTTGAGAAAGAACTCCACAAGTGGCTGTGACAGCGGGCGTCCCTTCTCCAGCCCATACCTCCTGCAGAAGGAGCCAGCGGCAATGTTGCGACAGACCGCTTCCACAGGGAATATGGTCACTCTCTTGCAGAGGACTCGCCTCTCGTCAAGGCGCCGAATCAGATGCGTGTCAATCCCCTTTGATGCAATGTAGCCGAGAAGGAGCTCAGTGGTCGCGCATGCAACTGCTCCCTTTCCCTCAAGCACTTCCCGCTTCGCACCATCACCAGCAGTGATTGCGTCTGTGAACTCGATAATGATGTTGTCTCGTGAATCTGGGTCGCTGTAGACCTTCTTCACTTTCCCTTCGCGAATCAGACTCATCCGTTCCTCACCGGACTGGCCGCAGAGCGTTGGGTGTCCCGCTTGGATGACACCTTAAGAACTATGTGGAGGCGTCAGAGAGTCTTCCAGAGTGTACAGCAGCCTCAATGTCAGCCATGCATAGGTCAAGTGGTGTGTGGACATCGCGCTTCAGCTTCAGCGAGAGTCTTCTCATCTCTGGGCTTGTCGGACCGACACAGGGAGCACCAGGCACCCGCGGACTCAGGTCGAAGACGACAAACTCCGACTCTTCGTTCAGTGCACCTTGGAGCGAGAAGAGACCTATCATCTTCGGTGGGAAGTGCCTCTTGACAGCGGCGAGAAACTTCTCTGCAGCGTCGTAGACTAGGGGCTTCTTGCTCTCGCGCATCGTCACGCCTCTGTGTCCGACCTCCTCGTTCATCGGAGTGAGCTCTATCCTGAGCTGGTCGCGTGCGGGAAGATTGAGGAGCCCACTCAGGCTGGTCTGAATCCGGTCATCGAATCCCACGAAGTCGAGCTCTCCGAACTGGTCACTCATCGCGTACGCCTGGAAGTTCGCATTGAATCTGGGCGCCACAATGAACTCCTCAATCGTAGACTTTGCGAGATCCTCGGCAGTGACCACACCCTTCGCAACCATAGTCCTGCTCTGTGACTCATAGTCGTCTGGCGATGTGACATAGAAGAATGCCCTCTCCAAAGGTCGGTTCTTCTGTTGGACTTTCACGATTGCCAACCGGTCTATGGTGTCTGGCTTGAATGCCCTCGGGGTTCGAATCCCGGCTTCCCGCAAGAGCCAGTACTGATCCCTTGGCATGTTTCGCTCCTCGACTCTCAGGAGTGCGCGGTTTCCGTAGATTGGGACTTGGAACTTGGACTCAATCGTGTCATATCCCACATATACGGAGAAGGACCGGTTCGGTATCCAGAGGGTGTTCAGCTCGAGGAGCCTCTCCTGGACCTCTTCCGAGGCCATGTCTCTGAACTTGTCGACCATGATCACATGATCGAAGAGATGACGGTTGTAGTGCGTGTAGAGACGGTCCCTCCCCTTCTCACAGACCACCACTGTCTCAAAGCCGTTGGACTTGGCAGCGATACCTATCTCTTCTGCACTGTGCGAACCTATGGTCCCGATGGTTGGAAGCTTCATCCTCAATGCCTCGTGTCCGTCGTTCCATGTTCTGTTTCTAAGTCTTGCTGCAGAGTCGACGTGGATGTCAAGTCAGCGGTATTCGAGGGGGCGACGAGAGTCACCTCATCGGCATGACTTATTCTCGTCAAGCTCTTCCAGAAATGGAAACAGCAGAACCTTATAACCGGCCGAGTCCTTCGAATAGTCACCGCAAGGGGATGACGAGGTATGAAGTGCACGCTCCTAATGGTCTTCTTGGTTGTATCGTCACTGGTCATTGCCAATCCGATGTCACCGCAACAGACGACTTCGAACGCGCCGATACCTGCGGATGCGAGTCCAACGGTGCAGGTAGTCGACAAGGGAGAGAAAATCATGTTCAGCGCAAGGTTCGCGAGGGATCTGACTGCGCTTGAGGTTGAATCTTACCGTGCGCTGGGACTTGACTTTGGAGAGGCTCCACGCAGCATAGGCTCGGTCTACATAGTCGAGGCATCGGAAGTGGCGCTTTCGGGTCTCAGGAACGACGCTCTCTTTGAGAGCGCTCAACCCCTCACCAACCAGCACTATCAGATTCCACGTGATGTGTCCGCGCAAGAGACCTACGCTAGAGTTGCATGGAATCTCAGAGACTACAGTGGTAGCAACATCACCGGGAAGAACATCATGATTGCGGATCTAGACACTGGAGTGCAGTGGAGACATCCGGACCTGTTGTTTGCTGATGGAGGGGTGTACTACTGGTTGGATGTCAACACGAACACAGTCTTCGATAACGGCACAGATGGGATTGATGGGAACGGGAATGGCATAATCTCACCAAATGAGACCCTCTACTCAATTGACACAGACAAGAACAGTGCTTTCGACCTTCAGTACGACTGGCTATGGATGGACAATGGAACAGTGAGTGGAGCCATCGACGACCTCGATTCATTCTTCATCGTGAATGACACAAACTCGAACTCGGCTTTCAATCCAAGTGACACACTCGTCGGGCTGAAGACTCCCAAGACCAAATACATCGTGGAGAAGAGCGGGGGCAACATTCAGGTGTGGGACCGTGATGCCAACTTCACATCCTGCACTTCGTATGACGTTGATGGACACGGCACCGGGGTCGCTGGCATCCTCAACGGAGGGCACTTGGGTTACAGCAGACGCTTTGTGGGGGTGGCTCCAGATGCGGAGCTCATGGCCATCGACATCTTTGGCTCGAACGGTCTGACGGTGGAGGAAGGTCTCATCTGGGCGAGGGATCACGGAGCGGATGTCATACTGGTAGAAGTGGGTTCGTGGACATTCGAGTTCCTTGATGGTTCCAGTAATGCAGAGGTCATGATTGACACGCTCAGGAGTCAAGGAATCCCTGTAGTTGTCCCGGCTGGGAACTTGGGTGGAGCAAAGCGGCACACAAACTCGGCAATCACTGGCAACTTGACACTCAGCACTCAGTTCAAGCTACCAAGTGGCCTTGGGGCAAACAATGTCTATATTACGATTCTCAGCGACAAGCCTGTAGACAAGGGTTCTTTGATTGTCGTTGAGCCGACCTCATCAGGGGCACTTGCTCACTTGGTAAATCTGGGAGTCGGATATGGCAATTGGGCGACAACTCAAACCGCGAATTTCACAGCGTACGCCTTCATAGCGAACTCAACTCGAGCCGGCAACCACATGATTGCAGTCCAGCTCTTCGGAACCATCATGGACACCTTGACATGGTCCGTTGACATGGCACTGCCGACAAGTGGAAACCTGCACTTCTACATCTCCGATGACGCCAGTTCTTGGAGCGGCGGAGCTGAATGGGTCTCACCCACAAACACACACCTGATAACTTGGCCGTCCACTGCAGACTGTGCGATATCTGTCGGGTCCTACATGTCCCGAAATCTCTGGGCGCCCGGCTATGGGTGGATTGCCCCCTATTCAGCTGTAGGGCCCAGAGTGGACGGAAACCCGAAGATCTCTGTGGCGGCCCCGGGTGGCTGGGATGTGCTGTCCACATGGTCAAACGACTCAGCCTGGGCGAGCTGGATGACGGGAGTCGGCGGCCTCCCTCTTTACCCCATGTTCGGAGGGTATCAGCTCTTCTCCGGCACGTCGGCGGCAGGACCCCACGTTGCTGGTGCCGCAGCTCTGATTCTCCAAGTGCGTCCTGACTGTGGTAGCCACGTCAAGGACCTGGTTGAATTCTCGGCCTACCAGGACGGATTCACTGGTCCGTTGTTCAAATACCCTGCGCTGCCAAGCTCGAACGTCTGGGGTTATGGTAAACTGAATGTGTCCGCTGCAGTTGAGGAGGCGATGAGAATGCCAGTAGTCCATGACATCACGAGGTCACCGACGAGTCCACAGTATTCAGACACGGTGACGGTCACCGCGAATGTGACTGGCGTGGACTACGTACGCTTCGAGTGGACTCCCGACAGCTGGGCAACACACCATGTATCCAACATGACCCTCACAGCTGGGCTCTATGTTGCCACTATTCCTGCACACCAGTACAACATGCAGATTGACTACGTGGTTCGTCCGGTGAACACGTCTGTGGTTGTTGCGATGGCATTCTGGCAGGCATACACGGTCAATGACACGACACCGCCGACAATACTCTCGTTCTGGCACAATGCGACTGCCACAGTTGTAGAGCCGACATGGGTCACTGTGGCTGCTGCAGCGACAGAACCAGTCAATGCCTCTGGGGTCTGGGCGGCGGACATCGAGTACACAGTGAACAACTGGGCTGCAACCAACATCATTACCATGCAGTACAACGGAAGCCACTACCTGGGGACCCTGACTCCTTTGCCAGCTCCCCTTACTGTGAGATTTCGAGTCGCTGTCTATGACGCTGTGGGCAATCGCAATGTGACGGCTGAAGTTGCGTATGTCATCCAGCAGCCTGCAACTACCACAACTACCACAACTACCACAACTACCGCAACTACCACGCCAACCACCACGTCCACTACGACCACAACTCCAGGAGCGGCAACGTGGATTCTGGACTGGATAATGACGAACAAGATGGTATTGGCTGCTGTCGGGGCAGCGCTCGTGTTGATACTCGTGGTTGCGCGCAGAAGGAGGAGCTGATCCACCATCTGTTGACCAGGCACCGCTGCAACAGGGCATGGATGTGTCTTCTTCGTTTCTCCACCGCGTACAGGGGATAGGCTGACGCAGACAACGTCACCAACCTTCATTCGAACCATCACATCTGAACAGCTTCTACTCTAGGTGCTCAAGTAAGTCTTCCATACCTGTTTCTGCACGGTCTCTGTCTTCGTCTGTGAGAGGCAGACTAATATCGAAAGGCCCTGTTGCTTTCAGTCTGAAATCCACCCCCTCTTCAACTTCAGCCATCATGTCGAGTGCGCAGTCGCGCAAGAGCTGCTCAAGCTGACTCACCTGTTCGCTTGTTAGTATGCGCCGCTCAGATGCGGCATTGGCGGTCAGCATCACAGCATCAGGAAGGCAGTCAAGTCAAGAGATAGCACAAGACAGGCCTTGGCATGACTCTCTAGATTGTCTTTCTCTGAATCTACTGCCATGCGGTCTAGGTTCTTGAGACTCTCGCGGGATTGCGACAATGCCTCGTCCGTACTAAGGGTGATGTATTGAAGCCACATGACCACGATCTGACCAGTTCTCGTCCTGAGGTTCCGACCGATGTCACCTTCAAGGAGATCCTCATAGTGTTGGAGACTGTGACAACTATTGAACGTCAACAAGAGCGAATGGCACGATGGATGGTGTTGCAGCCAATTTCGTAGTTTCCCACTTCCTAGTAGAATCATCGTGGGGAATGTGCTGCTTGCCAGCGGCCATCACGCGATTCTCTTTGGCCGAAGAAATGGTCAGTTGACTCTACGGATTGACTGCGTGAGTCACGTGGTTGAAGGCTGAAAGGTCCTCCCTACTAGACTTGG
This window encodes:
- the purD gene encoding phosphoribosylamine--glycine ligase; this encodes MTRVLLVGSGAREHAIAAALKRSDVTLWTYMDRLNPGIAALAAKVIVGPLNDPSRLPDLAGVDYAVIGPEVSLAAGFCDQLEKRGIPCVGPCKTPAQIETSKVWARTLLAKAAPQANPVFRVVTNEDEFRSATRDIGLNRLVVKPDGLTGGKGVRIYGEHFESERDVHSYCLELLKREGRVLLEERLVGAEFTVQAFVDGARVHTMPLVRDYKRAYGGDRGPNTGSMGSYSTPDHLLPYVTDTDLKSAASIMMSTVREIKAQTGQSYKGVLYGQFMRTVDGVRVVEYNARFGDPEAVNVLSLIGDAMDSVCQGVIDNSVRQPTFEKRATVCVYVVPEGYPGENTVKDQPVEVTRTDDAEIYMASVYERDGRI
- the purM gene encoding phosphoribosylformylglycinamidine cyclo-ligase translates to MVQVLVVAGSKSDESVVTKTTDVLRELGVTFTVEYASAHREPEKVRAIVEAAEARVIIAIAGLAAALPGVVAAYTNKPVIGVPVSSALGGLDALLSIVQMPKGTPVATVGIDNGQNAAYLAARIIGVEHKEPAKKTAIPHTYAQAGVDEEIVSAGLEMISKFVRESFKGCNVTQDFGHYANTVKISDDLCIALTTDGVGSKVLVAQAADRYDTIGQDCVAMNVNDLICIGATPVGFVDYLAVARPLPQRILEQIGTGLLAGCQECGIPILGGETAVMPEIIKGVGEDVFDLAGTAVGVVKPSEIIDGRAVEPGDIMLGVASNGLHSNGYTLARKVLLPKTRLDEMMPWGVTLGHEMLKPTRIYVKHFKALKEAGVDVHGIAHITGTGFRKILRLKKARFHITALPETPPIFETILLEGRVSWADMYSTFNMGVGLVVVVPKKERDRAIDILSKLDPTMEIGKVEEAQKASVYIEPHGVVIS
- the purL gene encoding phosphoribosylformylglycinamidine synthase subunit PurL, whose protein sequence is MLTEEELAHATRVLGRTPNEVETAMLDVLWSEHCSYKSSKRWFHLFNTQGERVVLGPGEGAGLVDIGDGVLLGVHMESHNHPSQVDPYNGAATGVGGIIRDVVSQGCRAVALMNCLRFGMPTNPKNAYLLERVVRGISDYGNSVGIPTVGGEIEFDPSYDNNCLVNVICIGTIRPDKIVRSAAKTPGHLLVMFGSTTGRDGIAGVSFASETFSDTEQENRGAIQIGDPLSKKVVLDVLEVLIEESLIEGMQDFGGGGLTSCAGELAHRGGTGVVIDVDRVPLREQGMTAREIVISESQERMMVVVAPEKLERVLEVLEENDTPHAVVGRVTDDHYYTVLERGEVRARLPVSLLVEGFPLPTRTEAPLPPQTQSIDWFTEPADMADVILSLLGSINICDRSWVYGQYDQHVQSNTVIEPGDNAGVIEITPTKRVAVKSDCNSFWCLLDPNTGAANSAAESLRNIVAVGAEPVFIADCLNFGNPEVPESYWQFVEAVRGLGRFSHDLKIPVVGGNVSFYNESQVAGTTRRINPTPQILIAGVLHGERPPVRRDLCEPGASILLVGETDPELNGTEYQRLAMGRVSGVPPKYRPVAEARAMRAMLAAHRMGLIRSSNNVGRGGLAVALMKMLMNSEFGFRVSLDRVPGSCKSIGQVLLSESSARYLAEVPIRHQPEFVRIMRENSVEVCALGLTVREAVADFGHFQVPLDSARHRFRDGLRKHME
- the purQ gene encoding phosphoribosylformylglycinamidine synthase I, which produces MPIAVLRFPGTNNEKDILQALSAIPGVRAYLVTSHQGPHALKEATGIVIPGGFSYGDYLRAGAVAAAAEVMDGIRDAAAEGRPVLGICNGFQILAEAGLLPGVLLPNESARFVCRWVHLRVSSRSSMFTRGLEDAIIRLPIAHGEGNYHCDAEELRRLTRSERVVFRYCNRDGEVVDEANPNGSVHSIAGVINAQGNVMGMMPHPERASRKQLGSTDGMRILENFVEACLC
- a CDS encoding phosphoribosylaminoimidazolesuccinocarboxamide synthase; this translates as MSLIREGKVKKVYSDPDSRDNIIIEFTDAITAGDGAKREVLEGKGAVACATTELLLGYIASKGIDTHLIRRLDERRVLCKRVTIFPVEAVCRNIAAGSFCRRYGLEKGRPLSQPLVEFFLKDDRLHDPLITEGAVVRLGLATEEEIEFMRRVTLSVNYYVSQLFDQVGLRLVDFKLEFGKTEDGQVLVADEVSGDTMRVWDVTGSLDKDIFREDRGDVVEAYRTMLERLKEADPSKVNLREERVTIVVMPKEGIKNPPGEVARKALLRLGFSSVAEVRMGKVFDMTLRGPLNSTVLAQLREMNMRLLANPIAERSRVRLG
- a CDS encoding DUF1297 domain-containing protein, with protein sequence MKLPTIGTIGSHSAEEIGIAAKSNGFETVVVCEKGRDRLYTHYNRHLFDHVIMVDKFRDMASEEVQERLLELNTLWIPNRSFSVYVGYDTIESKFQVPIYGNRALLRVEERNMPRDQYWLLREAGIRTPRAFKPDTIDRLAIVKVQQKNRPLERAFFYVTSPDDYESQSRTMVAKGVVTAEDLAKSTIEEFIVAPRFNANFQAYAMSDQFGELDFVGFDDRIQTSLSGLLNLPARDQLRIELTPMNEEVGHRGVTMRESKKPLVYDAAEKFLAAVKRHFPPKMIGLFSLQGALNEESEFVVFDLSPRVPGAPCVGPTSPEMRRLSLKLKRDVHTPLDLCMADIEAAVHSGRLSDAST